The Planctomycetia bacterium DNA window CTCGGTTTTTCCCGTATTGTTTTGTGCGACTGCACACGCATGAATCGAAGCGAGCATCAAAACCAAGCCTATCAACGCTTTCATTACCTTCCCCCGTTTGTCAGAGCATGACACTGTACCGCAAGTATCCATCTTGAGCAAACAACTTAGAGCATCTAACAAAAAGAACATTAGAGGAAATAGCCGCAGATGACGATGCACCCGAGTAGCATGAACGCTTCGTGGATGTCATCGCGTCGTTCATAGCGAACCCGTAAGCGTCGAAATTGATGTAGCCAACTGATG harbors:
- a CDS encoding IS5/IS1182 family transposase; amino-acid sequence: ISWLHQFRRLRVRYERRDDIHEAFMLLGCIVICGYFL